One window of Camelina sativa cultivar DH55 chromosome 4, Cs, whole genome shotgun sequence genomic DNA carries:
- the LOC104782114 gene encoding heavy metal-associated isoprenylated plant protein 3-like — MGEVQEGAKVEQEKKPAATVVSAETTDSKPKSGEGDSAAAPAAAAAVASAFVYKVDMHCEGCAKKIKRMVKHFGGVKDVTADTGGNKLTVVGKIDPVVLREKLEEKTKRKVVLANPPPPSPPKVEGSVPAAVEEKKTDGGDKAATPPPPAAPKESSVALKIRLHCEGCIQKIKKIILKIKGVETVTVDGAKDVVTVKGTMDVKELVPLLTKKLKRTVEPLVPAKKDDGAAEKKKTEAAAAPEAKKEAPAAVVNEAKKEGSDGEEKKKEAGDGGEKKKEAGDGGEKKKEGGDGGEKKEGGGGGGAPPPVAMVNKMDYYGYSSYPTAPMYWQEGHVYGQSYSMAGQGYPMAGQSYPMAGQSYPGSGYNYASESYVPYSQPNMNAPPGPGMFSDENPNGCSVM; from the exons ATGGGAGAGGTTCAAGAAGGTGCCAAAGTTGAACAAGAGAAGAAGCCAGCAGCCACCGTAGTCTCAGCTGAGACTACAGACAGCAAGCCAAAGAGCGGTGAAGGAGATTCTGCGGCAGCTCCGGCCGCTGCCGCGGCGGTTGCCTCTGCCTTTGTTTACAAAGTTGATATGCACTGCGAAGGCTGCGCTAAGAAGATCAAGCGAATGGTGAAACACTTCGGTGGAGTGAAAGATGTGACGGCGGATACTGGTGGGAATAAGCTTACGGTGGTCGGTAAGATTGACCCGGTGGTTCTCCGGGAGAAGTTGGAGGAGAAAACTAAGAGAAAGGTGGTTCTCGCGAATCCACCACCACCTTCACCACCTAAGGTTGAGGGATCTGTTCCCGCCGCCgttgaagagaagaaaactgACGGTGGAGATAAGGCGGcgactcctcctcctccggcaGCTCCAAAAGAG aGTTCGGTGGCTTTAAAGATCAGACTACATTGTGAAGGATGTATtcagaaaatcaagaaaataatattgaaaatcaaag GGGTCGAAACGGTGACTGTTGACGGAGCTAAAGATGTGGTGACAGTGAAAGGAACAATGGACGTTAAAGAACTAGTGCCTCTTCTCACCAAGAAGCTCAAACGAACCGTTGAGCCTCTTGTTCCCGCCAAGAAAGATGACGGAGCCGCTGAGAAAAAGAAGACGGAAGCCGCCGCCGCTCCTGAAGCAAAGAAAGAGGCTCCTGCCGCTGTAGTGAACGAagcaaagaaggaaggaagtgacggtgaggagaagaagaaagaagctggtgacggaggagagaagaagaaagaggctGGTGACGgcggagagaagaaaaaagaaggtgGAGACGGcggagagaagaaggaaggtggcggaggaggaggtgcGCCGCCGCCTGTGGCGATGGTGAATAAGATGGACTACTATGGATACTCATCTTATCCGACGGCTCCAATGTATTGGCAAGAAGGACACGTGTACGGTCAGAGTTATTCAATGGCAGGTCAGGGTTATCCGATGGCAGGTCAGAGTTATCCGATGGCAGGTCAGAGTTATCCAGGTTCAGGATACAATTACGCAAGTGAGAGTTATGTGCCGTACTCGCAGCCAAACATGAACGCTCCTCCTGGTCCTGGGATGTTCAGTGATGAGAACCCCAACGGCTGCTCCGTTATGTAA